A single window of Aspergillus flavus chromosome 4, complete sequence DNA harbors:
- a CDS encoding putative UV-induced protein uvi15 has product MSYNKPDGPPPSYPAPVHDAGPYPPQGAQGDYYNQGGYPPQNYGPPPQQGYYGSPPPQGQQPMYYPPQQGYPQPGYYADDRGGGGSSGGGICAGIMAALACCCCLDILF; this is encoded by the exons ATGTCCTACAACAAGCCC GACGGACCACCTCCCTCCTATCCCGCCCCCGTCCACGACGCAGGGCCCTACCCTCCCCAAGGCGCCCAGGGAGACTACTACAACCAAGGCGGATACCCTCCTCAGAACTACGGTCCACCCCCGCAGCAGGGCTACTACGGCTCTCCGCCACCCCAGGGTCAACAGCCCATGTACTACCCGCCGCAGCAAGGATACCCACAGCCGGGGTACTACGCCGATGACCGCGGCGGTGGCGGATCTTCGGGCGGTGGTATTTGCGCCGGTATCATGGCTGCGCTGGCCTGCTGTTGTTGTCTGGATATTCTGTTTTAG
- a CDS encoding nuclear segregation protein, whose amino-acid sequence MSAEAKSAPATEQKNQVKAKIETAKPNNKDSPAAKRQQELRAELSSIRQKQSGFKASRSSTQEKINALDSTLKARIAEQNNSKTRMSFKSVEEIDREIARLEKQVDSGTMRLVDEKKALADVSSLRKQRKNFAGLDEAQKVINDIKAQIAALKKTLDNPEAKALSDKYAEIQKELDAIKAEQDGAFKNLNALRDERTKLHGEQQQKWTAIREIKDTYYKARKAYKEYEDEAWRIRREKQKAQRDAFEREKKKKIADKKLEEASRLAYTDEILTAQGLIRHFNPSYDFAALGLDDKKDESSQFRAEIGRTIDDSAMKGMKVLKKDEDDYFVGTGGKKGKKGKKSNANGSPAPAEKFNLNVGIIEDFAKVKIDPPMNQTDVPAVVEKLAAKITEWKKNQASKTEENIKKAQEEIARLEEEASQVDDRATDTAKKPAIINSGVNGKVSAEAELKQEKDAAADVSDELQKASLEETA is encoded by the exons ATGTCCGCTGAAGCCAAATCGGCTCCTGCCACGGAGCAGAAG AACCAAGTCAAGGCCAAGATCGAGACCGCCAAGCCCAACAACAAGGACTCGCCCGCGGCTAAGAGACAGCAGGAACTCCGTGCTGAGCTCTCCTCCATCCGTCAGAAGCAGTCGGGATTCAAGGCGTCCAGGTCCAGCACAcaggagaagatcaatgCTCTGGACAGCACGCTCAAGGCCCGCATTGCGGAGCAGAACAACTCCAAGACCCGCATGTCGTTCAAGAGTGTCGAGGAGATTGACCGTGAAATCGCGCGCCTCGAGAAGCAGGTTGATTCCGGTACCATGCGCTTggtggatgagaagaaggcccTTGCCGATGTCTCCAGCCTGCGCAAGCAGCGTAAGAACTTCGCCGGCTTGGATGAGGCCCAGAAGGTCATCAACGACATCAAGGCCCAGATTGCCGCCCTCAAGAAGACCCTTGACAACCCTGAGGCCAAGGCTCTGAGCGACAAGTACGCCGAGATTCAGAAGGAGCTGGATGCCATCAAGGCCGAGCAGGACGGCGCTTTCAAGAACCTCAACGCCCTGCGGGACGAGCGCACCAAGCTCCACGgtgagcagcagcagaagtggACTGCTATCCGTGAGATCAAGGACACCTACTACAAGGCTCGCAAGGCATACAAGGAGTACGAGGATGAGGCCTGGAGAATTCGCcgggagaagcagaaggcccAGCGGGACGCCTTCGAgcgcgagaagaagaagaagattgccgACAAGAAGCTCGAGGAGGCCTCTCGCCTGGCTTACACCGACGAGATCCTTACCGCCCAGGGTCTTATCCGCCACTTCAACCCTTCCTACGACTTCGCTGCTCTGGGACTGGATGACAAAAAGGACGAGTCCTCTCAGTTCCGTGCTGAGATTGGCCGTACCATTGATGACTCCGCCATGAAGGGCATGAAGGTCTtgaagaaggacgaggatgactACTTCGTCGGCACTGGCGgcaagaagggcaagaagggtAAGAAGAGCAACGCCAACGGCAGCCCTGCCCCCGCCGAGAAGTTCAACCTCAACGTTGGTATCATCGAGGACTTCGCCAAGGTCAAGATCGACCCCCCTATGAACCAGACCGATGTCCCCGCCGTTGTCGAGAAGCTGGCCGCTAAGATCACTgagtggaagaagaaccaggCTTCGAAGACCGAGGAG AACATCAAGAAGGCCCAGGAGGAAATTGCCCgcctggaggaggaggccTCTCAGGTCGACGACCGTGCGACTGACACTGCCAAGAAGCCCGCTATCATCAACAGCGGTGTTAACGGCAAGGTCTCGGCCGAGGCCGAGCtgaagcaggagaaggatGCCGCCGCCGATGTGTCCGACGAGCTCCAGAAGGCCTCCCTTGAGGAGACGGCTTAA
- a CDS encoding DNA-directed RNA polymerases I, II, and III subunit RPABC1, with product MDEDYSSGSVDADREMTRLWRTWRTVFEMLQDRGYEVTEEEVQISLEEFKQKYSDPLGYPDRNKMKVQARPTEAMQHKYTAIKTNANPDPQPDCGIIYVEFCPDSTGVGTKQVRAFNHVVDENNFHTGVFITQTPISPSAVRLLSGVPGRICEHFQEQDLLVNITRHELVPKHVLLSPEEKAKLLARYRLKESQLPRIQVSDPVARYLGLRRGQVVKIIRRSETAGRYASYRWVI from the exons ATGGACGAGGACTACTCTTCTGGCTCCGTCGATGCCGACCGCGAGATGACCAGACTTTGGCGCACATGGAGGACGGTGTTCGAAATGCTTCAGGATCGG GGCTACGAAGTcactgaagaagaagtgcaAATATCGCTCGAAGAATTCAAACAGAAATACTCCGATCCCCTCGGATACCCAGA CCGCAACAAGATGAAAGTCCAAGCTCGCCCCACGGAGGCTATGCAACACAAATACACGGCCATCAAGACCAACGCCAACCCGGACCCCCAGCCCGACTGCGGAATCATCTACGTTGAATTCTGCCCCGACTCGACCGGCGTCGGTACCAAGCAAGTGCGCGCCTTCAACCATGTCGTCGACGAGAACAACTTCCACACCGGCGTGTTCATCACCCAGACCCCGATCTCCCCGTCCGCCGTGCGTCTGCTGAGCGGTGTCCCTGGCCGTATCTGCGAGCATTTCCAGGAGCAGGATCTGCTGGTTAACATCACTCGGCACGAACTGGTCCCGAAGCACGTCCTGCTGAGccccgaggagaaggccaaaTTGTTGGCGCGCTATCGTCTGAAGGAGTCTCAGTTGCCCCGTATCCAGGTGTCGGATCCTGTCGCGAGATACCTGGGTCTGCGCAGAGGCCAGGTCGTCAAGATTATCCGCAGGAGTGAAACGGCCGGTCGTTATGCCAGTTACCGCTGGGTTATTTAA
- a CDS encoding putative integral membrane protein Pth11-like protein has translation MTVLDTRGLYPEIPPNARTKADDNPTLLVSWWATGFSLAIIVVRVCGRYVRIERFFREDKVMMLAIIPLLIRMVLVHVILIWGTNNTKTAGLTAEEIQHRIVGSKLVLVSRICYAIFIWTAKFTVCEFLKRVSEMIWRRSLRIFLQFIYYFLGSTLIAVVLATLTECQPFNHYWQVVPDPGAQCRSGYANLITMGVCDVITDLLLVAFPIPLIMMTHMPAKRKASLVILFALSLILVGITCYRVPSVIGHQGSQQYRSLLASLEILAATAVSNAIVIGSFVRDKGVKKAKFKKAIGSASVSESMDHSSVRRTTITHHHWGSDSDLAGDLGIRLHPDLVSSDHKLPRPAPVVAPCEPFTARTGTLDPNWSFHRHAPATDDDRSSTTGSLDIKVSPHEYIPTNKTPRKPSGDSVPSSPGRVSMFDVGGLLDPSPRSSPPPTSHMQYQMPPPGQTTRARSGSTAFLQDVGGLLSAPTSGTPPNASPNFSRPGGLRSNSYGRRRGSSVHFSDTPESPAPPYRSQSDVTAPIPEGSDDVELQDVGGLLSKHS, from the exons ATGACTGTATTGGACACTCGTGGTCTATATCCAGAAATTCCCCCGAATGCTCGAACGAAAGCCGACGATAACCCAACGCTCCTGGTGAGCTGGTGGGCCACCGGCTTCTCCCTGGCTATCATCGTGGTTCGAGTCTGTGGTCGCTACGTTCGTATCGAGCGCTTCTTTCGGGAGGATAAGGTGATGATGCTTGCCATTATTCCCCTGTTGATCCGCATGGTCCTTGTACATGTTATCCTGATCTGGGGGACCAACAATACGAAGACAGCGGGATTGACGGCGGAAGAGATTCAACATCGGATCGTTGGAAGCAAGTTGGTTCTGGTCTCTCGAATTTGCTATGCTATCTT CATCTGGACTGCCAAATTTACCGTATGTGAATTTCTCAAACGGGTTTCGGAGATGATCTGGCGCCGGTCTCTCCGGATATTTCTCcaatttatctattatttctTGGGATCGACTCTGATTGCCGTGGTACTCGCAACCCTAACCGAATGCCAGCCATTCAACCACTACTGGCAAGTAGTTCCGGACCCAGGCGCCCAGTGTCGCTCCGGCTACGCGAACCTGATTACAATGGGAGTATGCGACGTGATtacggatcttcttcttgtggCCTTTCCTATTCCCCTGATTATGATGACTCACATGCCTGCGAAACGCAAAGCCTCGCTCGTTATTCTCTTTGCCTTATCCTTGATTCTTGTCGGTATCACCTGCTACCGCGTACCCTCTGTGATCGGCCACCAAGGGTCACAGCAATACCGATCTCTTCTGGCATCTCTAGAGATCCTCGCTGCCACGGCGGTTTCTAATGCCATAGTCATTGGGTCCTTCGTGCGAGACAAGGGCGTCAAGAAAGCCAAGTTCAAAAAGGCAATTGGATCGGCCTCCGTCAGCGAGAGCATGGATCACAGCTCGGTTCGTCGTACAACTATCACGCACCATCACTGGGGCAGTGACTCCGACCTAGCAGGAGATCTGGGCATCCGTTTGCACCCTGACCTGGTTTCTTCCGACCACAAGCTGCCTCGTCCAGCCCCCGTGGTTGCTCCCTGCGAGCCTTTTACAGCCCGTACGGGCACTCTGGATCCAAATTGGTCTTTCCACCGTCATGCCCCTGCTACCGACGACGACCGATCCTCTACTACAGGCAGTCTTGATATCAAAGTGAGCCCACACGAGTATATTCCGACCAATAAAACGCCACGCAAACCGTCGGGTGACTCCGTCCCGAGCTCACCCGGCCGAGTCTCCATGTTCGACGTCGGCGGTCTCCTGGATCCTTCTCCCAGGAGCAGCCCCCCTCCAACCTCACATATGCAATACCAAATGCCTCCTCCCGGGCAAACGACCCGTGCACGCAGTGGAAGCACAGCTTTTCTTCAAGACGTTGGCGGTCTACTCTCCGCCCCGACCTCAGGGACTCCTCCAAACGCTTCACCGAATTTCTCACGACCTGGCGGTCTTCGTAGTAACTCATATGGCCGCCGACGAGGATCCAGCGTGCATTTTAGTGATACGCCGGAGTCACCGGCTCCACCGTATCGATCTCAGTCTGATGTAACTGCCCCAATTCCTGAGGGAAGCGACGACGTCGAACTTCAGGATGTTGGGGGATTACTATCAAAACATTCATGA